The Rhododendron vialii isolate Sample 1 chromosome 6a, ASM3025357v1 genome includes a window with the following:
- the LOC131329555 gene encoding serine hydroxymethyltransferase, mitochondrial-like: MASLPNEAVYEKEKSRVSWPKQLNDPLEVVDPEIANIIELEKARQWKGLELIPSKNFTSVSVMQAVNGQTNMATAWPDPTRISKWSGTS; this comes from the exons ATG gcatcattgccgaatgAAGCTGTGTACGAGAAGGAGAAATCTCGTGTCTCA TGGCCAAAGCAATTGAATGATCCACTTGAAGTTGTCGATCCTGAGATTGCCAACATCATTGAGCTCGAAAAAGCAAGACAATGGAAG GGACTAGAACTTATACCCTCAAAGAATTTCACCTCTGTATCTGTGATGCAAGCAGTAAACGGGCAGACTAACATGGCAACGGCATGGCCCGACCCAACCCGAATAAGTAAATGGTCCGGCACAtcttga